From the genome of Lotus japonicus ecotype B-129 chromosome 6, LjGifu_v1.2, one region includes:
- the LOC130723057 gene encoding uncharacterized protein LOC130723057, whose translation MASTSAVSMAMPLTHASQQRVVPTSEAFFKPMHLRSSRAAAASKSSGRFQVRASMKEKVVTGLTAAAMTASMMVPDVAEAAVSPSLKNFLLSIAAGGVVLVVIIGAVVGVSNFDPVKRG comes from the coding sequence ATGGCTTCCACTTCTGCAGTTTCAATGGCAATGCCACTAACTCACGCCAGCCAGCAGAGGGTGGTGCCAACCTCTGAGGCATTCTTCAAGCCAATGCATCTTCGGTCCTCAAGGGCTGCAGCAGCATCAAAATCAAGTGGAAGGTTTCAAGTCAGGGCCTCCATGAAGGAGAAAGTTGTGACAGGGCTCACAGCAGCTGCAATGACCGCCTCAATGATGGTTCCTGATGTGGCTGAAGCTGCCGTTTCACCGTCTCTCAAGAACTTCTTGCTCAGCATCGCGGCTGGTGGAGTTGTGCTTGTAGTCATTATTGGTGCTGTGGTTGGTGTTTCCAATTTCGATCCCGTCAAGCGAGGCTGA